One region of Ornithinibacter aureus genomic DNA includes:
- a CDS encoding ketopantoate reductase family protein yields MARVRVLGAGVVGSVYAALLADAGHEVTLIARGSRLVDLRRHGLLVGLDGRILAPDVAVTKSPEVTDCDVLLVAVRGDQLAAALDDIAASPAGWVWMFTNPLELRSDVEDRLGRDRLVWCFSGVGGGVKDGQVTAHRVGQQPTVVEGGAAGSKFASQLLGAIDPHLRTEPDMHAWLDTHTVFVAAMAALVLEQPLETRSQRVRGAVLLVRAMRQAFDSLEAQGARITPRNLRMIFGRVPLPIAALYWAAQLSRPVVQVSMLPHATATRTTEQRAVAAHALDLAGHGPGLYRQLLAPLAGT; encoded by the coding sequence ATGGCGCGTGTGAGGGTGCTCGGGGCAGGTGTCGTTGGATCGGTCTACGCGGCGCTGCTGGCCGACGCCGGTCACGAGGTCACCCTGATCGCACGAGGATCGAGACTCGTCGACCTGCGCCGCCATGGACTGCTCGTGGGCCTCGACGGCCGGATCCTTGCGCCCGACGTGGCCGTGACGAAGTCACCGGAAGTGACAGACTGCGACGTCCTGCTGGTCGCCGTTCGCGGTGACCAGTTGGCTGCGGCCCTGGACGACATCGCAGCCAGCCCGGCTGGGTGGGTCTGGATGTTCACCAACCCCCTCGAGCTGCGCAGTGACGTGGAGGATCGCCTGGGCCGCGACCGGCTGGTCTGGTGCTTCTCCGGTGTGGGCGGCGGCGTGAAGGACGGGCAGGTGACCGCCCACCGGGTGGGGCAGCAGCCCACCGTGGTCGAGGGCGGGGCAGCCGGCTCCAAGTTCGCGTCGCAGCTGCTCGGCGCGATCGACCCCCACCTGCGGACCGAGCCGGACATGCACGCCTGGTTGGACACCCACACGGTGTTCGTGGCCGCCATGGCCGCCCTGGTCCTGGAGCAGCCCTTGGAGACGCGATCACAGCGAGTGCGCGGCGCTGTCCTGCTGGTTCGGGCCATGCGACAGGCCTTCGACTCCCTCGAAGCGCAGGGGGCTCGCATCACACCGCGCAACCTGCGGATGATCTTCGGCCGGGTGCCCCTGCCGATCGCCGCCCTGTACTGGGCTGCGCAGCTGTCACGACCCGTCGTGCAGGTGTCCATGCTCCCCCATGCCACCGCGACCCGAACCACCGAAC